The Streptomyces phaeolivaceus genome has a window encoding:
- a CDS encoding NAD-dependent epimerase/dehydratase family protein, protein MRLLMLGGTEFVGRAVVESALARGWEVTVFHRGRHAPPAGVRSLLGDRTAPDGLAALVDASTAGSGSGGGGWDVVVDTWSAAPRAVRDTARLLSGVAGRYVYVSSCSVYAWPPAAGYDERAPVVEGASADADRTDYARDKRGGELAAVEEFGADRSLLVRAGLILGPYENIGRLPWWLTRIARGGPVLAPGPRNLPLQYVDVRDLADWIPGAAEQGLSGPYNLIAPSGATTMGELLDACVRVTGSAAELRWTAPELILGAGIEPWTQLPVWVPEGSESHDALHRADVSRAVRDGLRCRGVEETVRDTWEWLTGLGGVAPHRSDRPPVGLDPAVEAKVLGLRLGLGLGL, encoded by the coding sequence ATGAGACTTCTGATGCTGGGTGGTACGGAGTTCGTGGGCCGCGCCGTCGTGGAGTCGGCGCTGGCCCGCGGCTGGGAGGTGACCGTCTTCCACCGGGGACGGCACGCACCTCCGGCCGGGGTGCGGTCGTTGCTGGGCGACCGCACCGCACCGGACGGGCTCGCGGCGCTCGTCGACGCCTCCACCGCCGGTTCCGGTTCCGGCGGGGGCGGGTGGGATGTCGTCGTCGACACTTGGTCGGCGGCGCCGCGAGCCGTTCGGGACACCGCGCGCCTGCTGTCGGGCGTGGCCGGACGGTATGTATACGTGTCGAGTTGCTCGGTGTACGCCTGGCCCCCGGCCGCCGGGTACGACGAGCGGGCGCCCGTGGTGGAGGGCGCGTCGGCGGACGCCGACCGTACGGACTACGCGCGCGACAAGCGGGGCGGGGAACTGGCCGCGGTCGAGGAGTTCGGCGCCGACCGCTCGCTCCTCGTACGCGCCGGGCTGATCCTCGGGCCGTACGAGAACATCGGCCGGCTGCCCTGGTGGCTCACCCGGATCGCCCGGGGCGGACCGGTCCTTGCCCCCGGTCCCCGGAACCTCCCCCTCCAGTACGTGGACGTCCGCGATCTCGCCGACTGGATCCCGGGGGCGGCGGAACAGGGTCTGAGCGGCCCCTACAACCTGATCGCCCCCTCGGGCGCGACCACCATGGGCGAACTGCTCGACGCGTGCGTACGGGTGACCGGCTCGGCGGCCGAACTCCGGTGGACCGCACCGGAGTTGATCCTCGGCGCCGGGATCGAGCCGTGGACACAGCTGCCGGTGTGGGTGCCGGAGGGAAGCGAGTCGCACGACGCGCTGCACCGGGCGGACGTGTCCCGGGCCGTACGGGACGGGCTGCGCTGCCGGGGCGTGGAGGAGACCGTACGGGACACCTGGGAGTGGCTGACGGGGCTCGGCGGAGTGGCGCCGCACCGGTCGGACCGGCCGCCGGTGGGACTGGACCCGGCGGTGGAGGCGAAGGTGCTGGGGCTGCGGCTGGGGCTGGGGCTGGGGCTGTAG
- a CDS encoding IS5 family transposase (programmed frameshift) encodes MARGDLTDEQWALIEPHLPIAAVGPIPDLRKHFNAVMWRFRTGSPWRDLPTEFGPWQSTYDRFRIWARRGVFQDLMQTVIAEAAARGQADLGLVSVDSATARAHHHAAGMALDPEQLAALEMAVEAEKGARARHKEQDGQAEDEARVERRRVRRRHRARLKAAELGRSRGGLTSKIHVAADRRCRPLAFVLTPGQAGDSPQFAPVLERVKVRGPIGRPRTRPDAVAADKAYSSRRNRRYLRRRGIRAVIPEKVDQAANRKKRGSAGGRPVSYDATLYKERNTVERCINRLRNWRGIATRYDKNPESYEAGLHLCGAMLWLRSIAPHL; translated from the exons ATGGCGCGAGGCGATCTCACCGATGAGCAGTGGGCCCTGATCGAGCCGCATCTCCCGATTGCCGCGGTTGGTCCCATCCCTGACCTGCGGAAACACTTCAACGCGGTGATGTGGCGGTTCCGGACGGGTAGCCCCTGGCGTGACCTGCCGACCGAGTTCGGGCCCTGGCAGAGCACGTACGACCGCTTTCGGATCTGGGCGAGGCGGGGCGTTTTCCAGGACCTGATGCAAACAGTGATCGCTGAGGCCGCCGCCCGCGGCCAGGCCGACTTGGGCCTGGTCAGCGTGGACTCTGCGACCGCCCGGGCCCATCATCACGCCGCCGGGATGGCCCTGGACCCCGAGCAGTTGGCGGCCTTGGAAATGGCCGTCGAGGCCGAAAAGGGGGCGAGGGCAAGGCACAAAGAA CAGGACGGACAGGCTGAGGATGAGGCGCGCGTCGAGCGGCGACGGGTCCGCCGACGACACCGGGCCCGGTTGAAAGCCGCCGAGCTGGGGCGTTCCCGGGGCGGACTGACGAGCAAGATTCATGTGGCGGCTGACCGACGCTGTCGCCCGCTTGCGTTCGTCCTCACGCCCGGGCAGGCCGGTGACAGTCCGCAGTTCGCCCCGGTCCTGGAACGGGTGAAGGTGCGCGGCCCGATCGGGCGCCCGCGGACCCGGCCGGATGCGGTGGCCGCGGACAAGGCGTATTCGTCCCGACGCAACCGCCGCTACCTGCGACGACGCGGGATCCGAGCCGTGATCCCGGAGAAGGTCGACCAGGCCGCGAACCGCAAGAAGCGTGGCAGCGCCGGCGGCCGGCCAGTCTCATATGACGCGACGCTCTACAAAGAGCGCAACACCGTGGAACGGTGCATCAACCGGCTGCGGAACTGGCGCGGTATCGCTACCCGGTACGACAAGAACCCGGAGAGTTACGAGGCCGGACTGCACCTGTGTGGTGCGATGCTCTGGCTCCGTAGCATCGCACCACACTTGTGA
- a CDS encoding 5-carboxymethyl-2-hydroxymuconate Delta-isomerase: MPQITVDYSAVLSEGFDRPAFAKALHEEVVRTAAAKPEACKTQFRPGVDTTVGPDTEGHAIVHVTLGLLAGRTDETKTTLTENVLELLREYVKPLAGLALHASAEVRDLDPSYRKFDILES; encoded by the coding sequence ATGCCGCAGATCACTGTTGACTATTCCGCCGTTCTCTCCGAGGGCTTCGACCGGCCCGCGTTCGCCAAGGCCCTGCACGAGGAGGTCGTACGGACGGCCGCCGCGAAGCCGGAGGCGTGCAAGACGCAGTTCCGGCCCGGTGTGGACACCACCGTCGGGCCCGACACCGAGGGGCACGCGATCGTGCACGTCACGCTCGGGCTGCTCGCGGGGCGGACCGACGAGACGAAGACGACGCTGACCGAGAACGTGCTGGAGCTGCTCCGGGAGTATGTGAAGCCCTTGGCCGGGCTGGCGTTGCACGCGTCGGCGGAGGTGCGGGACCTCGATCCGTCGTACCGGAAGTTCGACATCCTCGAGAGCTGA
- a CDS encoding DUF1996 domain-containing protein translates to MGRNTRKRRSPLAVRAIAASAALAVAGGGLVWANFYASAGESKSKQNSTLASAQVATIDCPDVGQQLTSVPRKARKSVAKELATLDQQITAAYKRLADTRQAQAGDAGFVNNAILNPLESKRVATLDRIRINIRNAGGQTPQGMDQLATCQGVADQNQTNAGGGQGQNQGNNGQGQNQGNNNGGQNQGDNGQGQNQGDNGQGDNGQGQDQGGNGQGGNGPVAADFVDLTTVQPNGGPKGVGGNGLAANGDGGSTGTFTTSCGTNENENRNSDNVIVAPGVSNGAQHQHDYVGNQSNNAFASDQDLANADTTCQNQGDKSSYFWPVIRLQDGSNDIDANAPGGGQDGNVGQIVEPNQAELKFVGNKQGDVVAMPTALRIITGDAKSFVNGLNNANTNWSCTGLEDRVVTDKYPICPQGSSVVRTSFFQSCWDGQNIDSANHRTHVDFVEQDGSCSNGFQAIPQLQVRLVYDIPAPSIQNGQLQNAYAVDSFPDQLHKAITDHNDFINFFDQNTMNQVVDCINSGQDCQ, encoded by the coding sequence ATGGGACGCAACACACGCAAACGACGTTCGCCGCTGGCCGTTCGGGCCATTGCCGCATCCGCGGCTCTCGCGGTCGCGGGCGGCGGCCTGGTCTGGGCGAACTTCTACGCCTCAGCGGGCGAGTCGAAGTCCAAGCAGAACAGCACACTGGCCTCCGCGCAGGTGGCCACCATCGACTGCCCGGACGTCGGTCAGCAGCTGACCAGCGTGCCCAGGAAGGCACGCAAGAGTGTCGCCAAGGAGCTGGCGACGCTGGACCAGCAGATCACCGCGGCGTACAAGCGCCTCGCTGACACGCGCCAGGCCCAGGCGGGGGATGCCGGCTTCGTCAACAACGCCATTCTGAACCCGCTCGAGTCCAAGCGGGTCGCCACCCTCGACCGGATCCGTATCAACATCCGGAACGCGGGCGGCCAGACCCCGCAGGGCATGGACCAGCTCGCCACCTGCCAGGGCGTCGCGGACCAGAACCAGACCAACGCCGGTGGTGGCCAGGGTCAGAACCAGGGCAACAACGGCCAGGGTCAGAACCAGGGCAACAACAACGGCGGTCAGAACCAGGGCGACAACGGTCAGGGCCAGAACCAGGGCGACAACGGCCAGGGTGACAACGGTCAGGGTCAGGACCAGGGTGGCAACGGCCAGGGCGGCAACGGCCCGGTGGCGGCCGACTTCGTCGACCTGACCACGGTCCAGCCGAACGGCGGCCCCAAGGGTGTCGGCGGCAACGGTCTCGCCGCGAACGGTGACGGCGGTTCGACGGGTACCTTCACCACGAGCTGCGGCACCAACGAGAACGAGAACCGCAACTCGGACAACGTGATCGTCGCCCCCGGTGTCAGCAACGGCGCCCAGCACCAGCACGACTACGTCGGCAACCAGAGCAACAACGCCTTCGCGAGCGACCAGGACCTGGCGAACGCGGACACCACCTGCCAGAACCAGGGCGACAAGTCGTCCTACTTCTGGCCGGTCATCCGCCTCCAGGACGGCTCGAACGACATCGACGCCAACGCCCCCGGCGGTGGCCAGGACGGCAACGTCGGCCAGATCGTCGAGCCCAACCAGGCCGAGCTGAAGTTCGTCGGCAACAAGCAGGGCGACGTCGTCGCGATGCCGACCGCGCTGCGCATCATCACCGGTGACGCGAAGTCCTTCGTGAACGGCCTCAACAACGCCAACACCAACTGGAGCTGCACGGGTCTCGAGGACCGTGTGGTGACGGACAAGTACCCGATCTGCCCGCAGGGCAGCTCCGTGGTCCGCACGTCCTTCTTCCAGAGCTGCTGGGACGGCCAGAACATCGACAGCGCCAACCACCGGACGCACGTCGACTTCGTCGAGCAGGACGGCAGCTGCTCCAACGGCTTCCAGGCCATCCCGCAGCTCCAGGTGCGCCTGGTCTACGACATCCCGGCCCCGTCCATCCAGAACGGTCAGCTGCAGAACGCCTACGCGGTCGACTCCTTCCCGGACCAGCTCCACAAGGCGATCACCGACCACAACGACTTCATCAACTTCTTCGACCAGAACACGATGAACCAGGTGGTCGACTGCATCAACAGCGGCCAGGACTGCCAGTAG
- a CDS encoding alpha-N-acetylglucosaminidase has translation MNSPSRRAVLGSAGVIGLGTCLQWPAPAHAAESPGGGPAFDTAPARSALNRLLPGHAGQFRLSLLDRDGTVDRFRVTGTTGRVRVGATTPATLLMGVHWYLKYVCGAHLAWNGGQLNLPRLLPAPARPLERATALPHRFALNDTNDGYTAPYADWPYWEHQIDLLAAHGCNEVLVVAGMEAVYHRLLKDFGYSDEESRAWLPAPSHQPWWLLQNLSGYGGPLSPELITRRAALGRRIADRLRELGMSPVLPGYYGHVPKQFVERNGGDAHVVPQGVWHGFERPDWLDPRTDTFARVAASFYGHAEDVFGEAAHFKMDLLHEGGTAGDVPVPDAARGVEKALQKARPGATWVILGWQENPLPELLDAIDRSRMLIVDGVSDRYASVTDRERDWGGTPYCFGTIPNFGGRTTIGARAHLWNDKFFAWRDKAGSALAGTAFLPEATDRDPAAFELFSELAWTPRKLDRAAWFSSYADFRYGGRDDSARRAWRALHDTAYQQRAVERSDPHDSLFCARPDLAANRAAEYAPRALTYDPGRFDAALAGLLGVAGGLRRSPAYRYDLVDVARQALAHRSRQYLPQLRAAHQRKDLATFRALSTLWLRLMRLSDEVTGTNGAFLLGPWVNDARLMATDDAERAEFERTAKVLITVWGGRATSDAGTLHEYGNREWNGLMADFYVPRWQKWLDTLEDALATGTAPAAVDWFAFEEPWTRERKDYPLRPVGDAYGAAARVRDVLARAPYQGTLTVTAEPPVLPPGGSARLSAVFRNVNGLRATGRVDFALDGFAGAAEPEGATSLPSVAAAGTGTVRWRVGAPGAPLDRPLRALPYVITAAYGPRGEDRVEGRFDGTLFEAGALEAGWRAYTNNGAVFGQLGERFAIDGGGADLWRGTSEFGTVYRAGALGVGTAVTLRVDSQAATGNWARAGIVVRNVLGVAGGAGFLNLAVTPVNGVVLSYDSTGDGTLDTYRRITGVRAPVVLRLRRVGVGAYAGECSVDEGASWRVVASVTVPGAVGGGQDVGLFMSATHGGSGARGLVEFSGWSLA, from the coding sequence ATGAACAGTCCGTCGCGACGCGCGGTGCTGGGCTCGGCCGGTGTCATCGGCCTCGGAACCTGCCTTCAGTGGCCGGCCCCGGCCCACGCCGCTGAGAGCCCCGGCGGGGGCCCCGCCTTCGATACGGCTCCCGCGCGCTCCGCGCTCAATCGGCTGCTGCCCGGTCATGCCGGACAGTTCCGGCTCAGTCTGCTCGACCGCGACGGCACAGTCGACCGATTCCGTGTCACAGGCACCACCGGACGCGTCCGGGTCGGCGCCACCACACCGGCCACCCTGCTGATGGGCGTCCACTGGTATCTCAAGTACGTCTGCGGGGCACACCTCGCCTGGAACGGCGGCCAACTGAACCTCCCGAGGCTCCTCCCCGCGCCCGCCCGGCCCCTGGAGAGAGCCACCGCCCTCCCCCACCGCTTCGCCCTCAACGACACCAACGACGGCTACACCGCCCCGTACGCGGACTGGCCGTACTGGGAACACCAGATCGATCTGCTGGCGGCGCACGGCTGCAACGAGGTGCTGGTCGTCGCGGGCATGGAGGCCGTCTACCACCGGCTGCTGAAGGACTTCGGCTACTCCGACGAGGAGTCCCGGGCCTGGCTCCCGGCCCCCTCGCACCAGCCGTGGTGGCTGCTGCAGAACCTCTCCGGCTACGGCGGCCCCCTCTCCCCCGAGCTGATCACCCGCCGGGCCGCGCTGGGCCGCCGCATCGCCGACCGGCTGCGCGAGCTGGGCATGTCCCCGGTGCTCCCCGGCTACTACGGGCACGTCCCCAAGCAGTTCGTGGAACGCAACGGCGGTGACGCGCACGTCGTCCCGCAGGGCGTCTGGCACGGCTTCGAACGCCCCGACTGGCTCGACCCGCGCACCGACACGTTCGCCCGGGTCGCCGCCTCCTTCTACGGCCACGCCGAGGACGTGTTCGGGGAGGCGGCCCACTTCAAGATGGATCTCCTGCACGAGGGCGGCACGGCGGGCGACGTACCGGTGCCGGACGCGGCGCGGGGCGTGGAGAAGGCTCTCCAGAAGGCCCGTCCCGGTGCCACCTGGGTGATCCTCGGCTGGCAGGAGAACCCGCTGCCGGAGCTGCTGGACGCCATCGACCGGTCGAGGATGCTGATCGTGGACGGCGTCTCCGACCGCTACGCGAGCGTCACCGACCGCGAACGGGACTGGGGCGGCACCCCGTACTGCTTCGGCACGATCCCCAACTTCGGCGGCCGGACCACGATCGGGGCCCGCGCGCACCTGTGGAACGACAAGTTCTTCGCCTGGCGGGACAAGGCGGGCAGCGCGCTGGCCGGTACGGCGTTCCTGCCGGAGGCCACCGACCGCGACCCGGCCGCCTTCGAACTCTTCTCCGAACTGGCCTGGACGCCGCGGAAGCTGGACCGGGCGGCCTGGTTCTCCTCGTACGCCGACTTCCGCTACGGCGGACGCGACGACTCCGCGCGCCGGGCCTGGCGGGCGCTGCACGACACGGCGTACCAGCAGCGGGCCGTGGAACGCAGCGACCCGCACGACTCCCTCTTCTGCGCCCGCCCGGACCTGGCCGCGAACCGGGCCGCCGAGTACGCGCCGAGGGCCCTGACGTACGACCCGGGCCGCTTCGACGCGGCCCTCGCCGGGCTGCTGGGCGTGGCGGGCGGGCTGCGCCGCAGTCCGGCGTACCGGTACGACCTGGTGGACGTGGCCCGGCAGGCGCTGGCGCACCGCAGCCGTCAGTATCTGCCGCAGCTGCGGGCGGCCCACCAGCGCAAGGACCTGGCGACCTTCCGTGCCCTGTCCACGCTCTGGCTGCGGCTGATGCGGCTGTCCGACGAGGTCACGGGCACGAACGGGGCGTTCCTGCTGGGGCCGTGGGTGAACGACGCGCGGCTGATGGCGACGGACGACGCCGAGCGGGCCGAGTTCGAGCGGACGGCGAAGGTGCTGATCACGGTGTGGGGCGGGCGGGCCACCTCCGACGCGGGCACGCTGCACGAGTACGGCAACCGGGAGTGGAACGGCCTGATGGCCGACTTCTACGTCCCGCGCTGGCAGAAGTGGCTGGACACCCTGGAGGACGCGCTCGCCACGGGGACCGCTCCGGCGGCCGTGGACTGGTTCGCGTTCGAGGAACCGTGGACACGGGAGCGGAAGGACTATCCTCTGCGGCCGGTCGGGGACGCGTACGGGGCGGCGGCGCGGGTGCGGGACGTGCTGGCGCGGGCGCCGTACCAGGGGACGCTGACCGTCACAGCCGAGCCGCCGGTACTGCCGCCGGGCGGGAGCGCGCGGCTGTCGGCGGTCTTCCGGAACGTCAACGGGCTGCGGGCGACCGGGCGGGTGGACTTCGCGCTCGACGGCTTCGCGGGGGCGGCCGAGCCGGAGGGGGCGACATCGTTGCCGAGTGTCGCGGCGGCGGGGACGGGGACCGTGCGCTGGCGGGTGGGTGCGCCGGGGGCGCCGCTGGACCGGCCGCTCCGGGCGCTGCCGTATGTGATCACCGCCGCGTACGGGCCCCGGGGGGAGGACCGGGTCGAGGGGCGGTTCGACGGGACGCTGTTCGAGGCGGGGGCGTTGGAGGCGGGGTGGCGCGCCTACACCAACAACGGGGCCGTGTTCGGGCAGTTGGGGGAACGGTTCGCCATCGACGGGGGCGGGGCCGATCTGTGGCGGGGTACGTCGGAGTTCGGCACGGTGTATCGGGCGGGGGCGCTGGGGGTCGGGACGGCGGTGACGCTGCGGGTCGACTCGCAGGCGGCTACCGGGAACTGGGCTCGGGCCGGGATCGTGGTGCGGAATGTGCTGGGGGTGGCCGGGGGTGCGGGGTTCTTGAACCTGGCGGTCACTCCGGTGAACGGGGTGGTGTTGTCGTACGACAGTACGGGGGACGGGACGCTGGACACGTATCGGCGGATCACGGGGGTTCGGGCGCCGGTGGTGTTGCGGTTGAGGCGGGTGGGGGTGGGGGCGTATGCGGGGGAGTGTTCTGTGGACGAGGGGGCGAGCTGGCGGGTGGTGGCCTCGGTGACCGTGCCCGGGGCGGTGGGTGGGGGGCAGGATGTGGGGCTCTTCATGAGTGCGACGCATGGGGGGAGTGGGGCGCGGGGGTTGGTGGAGTTCAGCGGGTGGTCGCTGGCGTAG
- a CDS encoding fused response regulator/phosphatase, with the protein MGLTADDTGTEAGAEAGAEAGAEAGSAVLVVDDAPAGRYATGAVLRRAGHRVVPVASAGEALAELDLRLRSGALPDVALVDVGLPDMSGFELCRRLKARPPTAALPVVHFSAASVAPVDRCRGLDAGGEAYLTVPAEPEEIQAVVRAAVRGARMRNGAEALVRRLTLLCETIVAVQAARTLDELAGAAAEGAARLTRSPAAVFVLGEDGHLRSGTSRARARTTLPDAGAHEAVARLLRRLTDGDPGPHDTVVPAPLWPAGFFPPGVTEDARPAPARTENGTPVCVATPVRGPRGATPDTPGLVARLAQATALAAQPLLMYQVERHVALTLQHGFLPKRVPDFPGLDVVVRYVPASRETEIGGDFYAVLSTPDGLLTAVGDVVGHLLDAATVMVEIRHALRAYCVEGSDPAALAHRLDRMLQRYHPDVTATVCLALVEPGSGRVRIANAGHIPPLIVRDRGEAEYVKAAGPLLGLGLDRPAPTEAVLWPTDRLLMVTDGLVETRGIDLSLSLEQLRVAAADAPAGTAALCDTLLHCFGRDREDDIAMLALRLRLG; encoded by the coding sequence ATGGGCCTGACGGCCGACGACACAGGCACCGAAGCAGGCGCCGAAGCGGGCGCCGAGGCGGGCGCCGAGGCGGGCAGCGCGGTGCTGGTGGTCGACGACGCGCCCGCCGGCCGGTACGCGACGGGCGCGGTGCTGCGCAGAGCCGGACACCGTGTCGTCCCCGTCGCCAGCGCCGGTGAGGCCCTCGCCGAACTCGATCTGCGGCTCCGCTCCGGAGCCCTGCCCGATGTGGCCCTCGTCGACGTCGGCCTCCCCGACATGAGCGGCTTCGAACTCTGCCGCCGCCTCAAGGCCCGGCCCCCGACGGCGGCCCTGCCCGTCGTCCACTTCTCCGCCGCCTCCGTCGCCCCCGTCGACCGCTGCCGGGGACTCGACGCGGGCGGCGAGGCCTATCTGACGGTCCCCGCCGAACCGGAGGAGATCCAGGCGGTCGTCCGCGCCGCCGTCCGCGGCGCCCGGATGCGCAACGGCGCCGAGGCCCTCGTACGACGCCTCACCCTGCTCTGCGAGACCATCGTCGCCGTCCAGGCGGCCCGCACCCTGGACGAACTGGCCGGGGCCGCCGCCGAGGGAGCCGCCCGGCTCACCCGGTCGCCCGCCGCCGTCTTCGTGCTCGGCGAGGACGGCCACCTCCGCAGCGGCACCTCCCGGGCCCGCGCCCGCACCACCCTCCCCGACGCCGGCGCGCACGAGGCCGTGGCCCGGCTCCTCCGCCGACTCACCGACGGCGACCCCGGACCCCATGACACCGTCGTCCCCGCACCCCTGTGGCCCGCCGGCTTCTTCCCGCCCGGCGTCACCGAGGACGCCCGGCCGGCCCCGGCCCGCACCGAGAACGGCACGCCGGTCTGCGTCGCCACACCCGTGCGCGGCCCCCGGGGCGCGACGCCCGACACCCCCGGCCTGGTCGCCCGCCTCGCCCAGGCCACCGCGCTCGCCGCGCAGCCGCTGCTCATGTACCAGGTCGAGCGGCATGTCGCGCTCACCCTCCAGCACGGCTTCCTGCCCAAACGGGTCCCCGACTTCCCCGGCCTCGACGTGGTCGTCCGGTACGTCCCCGCCTCCCGCGAGACCGAGATCGGCGGCGACTTCTACGCGGTCCTGTCCACCCCCGACGGCCTCCTCACCGCCGTCGGCGACGTCGTGGGCCACTTGCTGGACGCGGCCACCGTGATGGTCGAGATCCGGCACGCCCTGCGCGCGTACTGCGTCGAGGGGTCCGACCCGGCGGCGCTCGCCCATCGGCTCGACCGGATGCTCCAGCGCTACCATCCCGATGTCACCGCGACCGTGTGCCTGGCCCTCGTCGAGCCCGGCAGCGGACGGGTACGGATCGCCAACGCCGGCCACATCCCGCCGCTGATCGTCCGCGACCGCGGCGAGGCCGAGTACGTGAAGGCCGCCGGGCCGCTCCTCGGGCTCGGCCTCGACCGCCCCGCACCCACGGAGGCCGTGCTGTGGCCGACGGACCGGCTGCTCATGGTCACCGACGGGCTGGTGGAGACCCGGGGCATCGATCTCTCGCTCTCCCTGGAGCAGTTGCGGGTCGCCGCGGCGGACGCCCCGGCCGGGACGGCCGCGCTGTGCGACACATTGCTGCACTGTTTCGGCAGGGACCGGGAGGACGACATCGCGATGCTGGCGTTGAGGCTGCGGTTAGGGTGA
- a CDS encoding TetR/AcrR family transcriptional regulator — MRTGARRRMGVEERRQQLIGVALELFSRRSPDEVSIDEIASAAGISRPLVYHYFPGKLSLYEAALTRASDDLANRFVEPREGPLGARLLRVTHRFFDFVDAHGPGFSALMRGGPAVGSSRANALVDGVRQAAYVQILSHLDTDADPDAVPARLELVIRSWISLAESTALIWLDGRRIPRRELEIQLVHDFAALAAVSAAQDEEMAALLRRLLDNEPTDGPFSDLAGRLMALGSA, encoded by the coding sequence ATGCGAACAGGTGCGCGCCGCAGGATGGGTGTGGAGGAGCGGCGGCAGCAGTTGATCGGGGTCGCCCTGGAACTGTTCAGCCGGCGCTCGCCCGACGAGGTCTCCATCGACGAGATAGCGTCCGCCGCGGGTATCTCACGGCCGCTCGTCTACCACTACTTCCCGGGCAAACTCAGCCTGTACGAGGCCGCGTTGACACGTGCCTCGGACGATCTCGCGAACCGTTTCGTGGAGCCCCGCGAGGGCCCGCTCGGCGCCCGGCTGCTCCGGGTCACCCACCGCTTCTTCGACTTCGTCGACGCGCACGGTCCCGGTTTCTCGGCCCTGATGCGCGGTGGTCCGGCCGTCGGTTCGTCGCGCGCGAACGCCCTTGTCGACGGCGTACGGCAGGCCGCCTATGTCCAGATCCTTTCGCACCTCGACACGGACGCGGACCCCGACGCCGTACCCGCCCGCCTGGAACTCGTCATCCGCTCCTGGATCTCGCTCGCCGAGTCCACGGCCCTCATCTGGCTGGACGGCCGCCGTATCCCGAGGCGCGAGCTGGAGATCCAGCTCGTCCACGACTTCGCGGCGCTGGCGGCGGTCAGCGCGGCCCAGGACGAGGAGATGGCCGCGCTGCTCCGCCGTCTCCTCGACAACGAGCCGACGGACGGCCCGTTCAGCGACCTGGCGGGGCGCCTGATGGCCTTGGGGAGCGCGTGA